The following is a genomic window from Bacteroidia bacterium.
TCGCGCGGCCGTGGAGGCCGCGATGCGCTGTCTGAAAGAGATGTTCGGCGGCGGGATTGGCCTGTGTTATGTTGCAGCGCCCGTCTATCTCGATGATCGCATCCATCGCCGCATCCAGCAGACTGTTGAGTTGCTGCTCCCGCTCGCGCAGTTGCGCTTCGGCGCGCAATCGTCGCAATTCGGCCGCCGCGCGCGCCGCGAAGATACGGAAGAGATCCGCATCATACTGCCGTTCGGGCATGGGTTTGTCGTTGAGGATGGCGAGGTGACCGAGAACGCTTCCGTCCACATCGAGCAAGGGAGCCCCCCGATAACTCACCGCGTGGAGTGGCGGCAGATCGGGATCGTCCGGAAAGAGCTCGATGACGCGATCCGGTACATGAAACACGTCGCGCTGCCGGATGACCGGTTCACAGGGCGTGCCGGCAACTTCGTACTCATAGTGCGGGACGAAGGAGCCGTCATGCCAGAAGGCCAGCGCGCGCAGCCGACGCGCTTCATCGAGATATTCCGTGACCCATGCGCCGCTGGTTCCGAGCGCCATTGCGAGGTTCCGTACAAGAACACGGAAAAAGTCCTCCCCCGTCTCTGCGGCGGTACCATGCACAAGCGCACGAAGAACGGCTTCGTCGCCATCGTGTCTCTGGTGAGTCTCATCCATACCGTTCATTTCTGCACACCTCCGGCATGTTTCCTTCGAAAGGGATATACGCCACCTGCACAGAGCAGGGATGCGCAATGCCACCCGGTCATGAAGTTACAGCAATCCGCTTCCGGCGGGCAGAGAATATCCCGACCGTCCGGCTGGGCCGATAGCATATACTCGTGGATTCGTGCTAAGATAAAAAAAACGGGTGCCACGCACAATCGAACGATGACAAGCGATCAGGCGAACATGAAAGAGTTGCATTGTCGTACGATACATCCCCGCATCGGGAGGTCGCCCTTCGGTGCCGCGAGACAGCGAGACACATGCATGCGGGCAAAGGCCAGTACGTTTTCACCGCACATCGTATTGTCGGATTTTGTACAATTCTCTGAATGCGGGGCACGTATCCCGGTACACCGTTCTTCCATATACGGATGCGACTTCAATCACCTGGTCGGCGGGAGACCATTGCAGGTGATTTCCGATCAGTTCCCGCGGTGTGACCATAGGTGGATCACCCGTGTTCAGAACACGAAACAGTGTGACGTGTCAGATGTCTTCATCCAGCGCACGTCGTTCTTGTACGCACGCGCAAGCGTCCGCCACACCCGAGCGTCGCTCACAAATAGAGATACCCATTCGTAAGGATCAAGAAGGAGGCGTGCCGCAGTTTCGGCAATCACCTCCTCATTGACTCCTTCCAGCGGATTGGGGCCGCGCAGGTTCGGGGTCAGAGACACGAGCCAGCGCACAATAGCGATTCCCGCGCGAGATGTCCGACACGATACGGGATTCTTTGTTGATAGTCATAGCAGCACCCCGCGCATAGTTGGGAGCTCCGGAACGATCGAAGTGTGCTGACGTTGCGTAAGCACCTTGCACGGGATGGACAAACTCTGCGGTTATCCGCCGGAAGCGCTATCTCAGAACCGTGAGTCGCCGGATTTCGGTCGCATCGGATGCGGTCAGCACATACAGATACACCCCGGCGGATAATCGAGCCGTTGGCAATTCGGCACTGTAGGATCCGGGAGAGTGATGCCTGTCGGCCAATACAGCGACAGTGCGACCGAACAGATCCAGCACGCGCACCGCCAGGTGACCCGCGCTGCCTGTGGTGTAATTGATGCGCACCGTGGCGCCCCGCGGTACCGGATTCGGGTAGCTCTGTTCGAGGACGATCGACGGGATTGGAAGTCCGGGTTCGTCCGCGGAGACAAGGCTCGGCCTGTGAAAGCCTGCGGCAGTCATGTCGAGATCCCCTGCCGAAGCCACCATGGTACCTGCGACTACAAGCAGGGAATCTATTAACGCCACACCGGATACATCCGCATGGCCAATCCCACGAGCGGGAAGAGTAAACTCGCGCCACACCG
Proteins encoded in this region:
- a CDS encoding T9SS type A sorting domain-containing protein, with the protein product MTYRHHFPIIVVFLALMSVCTVHAQGLDIPFSVTSDENGYVYLAGSSVDADGRANIHIIAYDTDGTVWREFTLPARGIGHADVSGVALIDSLLVVAGTMVASAGDLDMTAAGFHRPSLVSADEPGLPIPSIVLEQSYPNPVPRGATVRINYTTGSAGHLAVRVLDLFGRTVAVLADRHHSPGSYSAELPTARLSAGVYLYVLTASDATEIRRLTVLR